GATGTCGGGCTGCGCGTTCACACTGGCGAACGCGTAGCCATACTCACCGAGCTTGTCGACGATTGCCTTGGTGGACGCCTGCAGCTTTTCTGCGGAGAATCGCTCGCCCGGCTTCAACTGCACAAGCTTCGCGAGTTCGGCCTCCTTGTCGAGCAAGTTGCCAGCGAGCTTGATGCTCGATACCTTGTACGGCTCGCCCTCATGCAGCGTGACCGTCAGATACATATCTTTTTTGTCCGGCGAGATCGATACCTGCGTCGAGTCGATATTGAACTCGAGATAACCGCGGTTCAGGTAGTACGAGCGGATGTTCTCCAGGTCACCGGTCAACTTTTCTTTCGAATACAAGTCGGCCTTCGTGTACCACGAAAACCAGTTCGGTGTGGACAACTGCATCTCGTCACGCAATGTGCTGGTCGAGAACGCCTTGTTGCCGATGAAATTGATCTGGCGGATCTTCGCGCTTGGCCCCTCGACAACCGAGAGCAGGATCGACACGCGATTGCGGTCGATCGGCGTGACCGTCGTCTTCACCTCCGCTGCGTAGTAGCCGCGCGTCAGGTATTGCCGTTTCAGTTCCTGCTCGGCTTTGTCAACCAGCGCCTTGTCGTAGTAGCGCCCATTGGACAGGCCGACCGCGCGCAGCGCCTTAGTCAGGTTTTCCTTGTCAAACTCGTGGATGCCGGCGAAGTCGACCGAGCCGATGGCCGGACGCTCCTGCACGTTGACCACCACGACGTCGTTTTGCGCCAAAACCTTGACGTCACTGAAGAAGCCGGTCGCATACAATGCACGAATGGCTTCCGAACCCTTGTCGTCGGTGAACGTATCGCCTTGCTTGACCGGCAAGTAGGCAAACACGGTGCCCGGCTCTACCCGCTGCAGTCCTTCGAGGCGGATGTCCTTGACGACAAACGGCACCGTAGCATGCGCAACTATCCCGTATGCCGCGAACAACGCAGCTGCAACCGTCTTAGGAACAAAGCGGTGATGTTTGAACAACTTGCTTCCCCAATGTTTTTGCTGTTGCAATGCATACCGCGCCACCCGCGCGTACATGGCATCGACTTAGAAATGAATCAGACGTGACAAATCGTTAAACAGCGCGATCGCAGACAATGCAACGATGCACACGAGACCTGCCCTTTGTAAAATGAGTTGCCAGCGCTCCGAAACAGCCTTGCCCGTCACGGCTTCAACCAAATAATATAACAGATGCCCCCCGTCCAATACCGGAATTGGCAACAGATTCAGCACGCCGAGGCTGATGCTGACCAGTGCCAGAAACGACGCAAACGAGGCCGCGCCCAGTTGCGCGCTCTTGCTCGCGTAATCAGCGATCGTGACCGGTCCGGATAAGTTCTTCAGCGAAGCTTGGCCGCTAAGCATTCGCCAGAACATGCGCACTGAATAGGTCGAGATATCCCACGTGCGCCGCGCCCCCAGCTGCAGGCTTTCCGTTAAGCCGTATTCCACGTCCACGGTCTGCACCTGCGTAGCCATCGCCGCACCGATGCGGCCGACCGTATTGCCGCCCGCCGCATCAAGCCGTTTGTCGGGCACAATGTCGATGTCGCGGCGCGCGCCGTCGCGCTCGACCGTGATCGTCAAATGCTTGAGCGCGTGGGCCTGGATCGTCGCAATGAACGCATGAGCGCCCTGCACAGCTTTACCGTCGAGCGCGACGACCACATCGCCCGTAGCCAGCCCCGCGCGCTGCGCCGCACTGCCCGGCTCCACACTAGCCACCCGCAATTTACCGCCCGGCTCGAAGCCTAGGCGCTCGATAACATCCTCGTCCTGCTCCGGGCGCGCTGCCCGCGATAAATCGACTGAGTAATCGAGCGTATCGTTACCCACCTTGGCCAATAGCACGATGTTGCGCTGGTCGAACTGCGCATCGAGCAGCTTCCAGCGTAAATCGCTCCAGGAGCGCACCGACTCGGTGGTCCCGTCCGGCGCCCGCACCGCCACCACAGTCTCGCCGCCAACGAAGCCGGCTCGTTGCGCGACCGAACCGGCAGTGGGTGCCGCCAGCATGGCCACCGGCTCATCGACGCCACCCGCGTAGACGCCCGCCAGCAGTACGATAGCCAGCAGGAAATTGGCGAGCGGTCCGCCGGCGACGATGGCAAAGCGCCAGCCGACGGGCTTGCGGTTGAATGCGTGTGGCAGATCCTGCGCAGCGATGGGCGTATCGGTATCGCGCTCGTCGAGCATCTTCACATAGCCACCGAGCGGCAGCGCACAAAGCGTCCACTCGGTGCCGGTGACCGGGCTGGTCCGGCGCAGCAGCGGCCGGCCGAAGCCGACGGAAAAGCGCAACACTTTGACGCCGGCGGCGCGCGCGATCAGGTAATGGCCAAATTCATGTACGACGACCAGAATGCCGATCGCCACCATGAACGAAACCAGTTGAATCAGCAAACTCATGCGATCCTCGCTGCAATATGCCACACGTCACGGCCTACCGAATGAACACGCGTGTCAGCCAAGCTGGCTGGCCACCGCAACGCCGCGCACGCCAGCCTGGCCATGCGTACGGTAGCGAGCCAGCGCCTTTTGCGCCGCACGGCGCGCCTGCGCATCGACGTCAAGCACTGCGTCCAGCGTCGTGGCGACATCGGCCTGGACTTGTTCGAGCACGTCGCCAACGACTGCCGCGATCGCGGTAAATCCGATGTGTCGCGCAAGAAACGCTTCGACCGCGACCTCGTTCGCCGCGTTCAATACCGTGCTCGCCGAGCCGCCGTCGCGCAATGCCTGCATCGCGAGCGCCAGACACGGAAAGCGCTTATAGTCAGGCGGCTCGAATGTCAGCGTCGCCACCTGCGCCAGATCAAGCTGTTCAACGCCTGACACGATTCGCGTCGGAAACGCCAGCGCATGAGCGATCGGCGTGCGCATATCGGGATTGCCCAGTTGCGCGAGTGTCGAGCCGTCCGCATATGACACCAGCGAATGGATCACGCTTTGCGGATGGATCAACACGTCAATCTGCTCGGGCCGCAGATCGAACAGCCAGCGCGCCTCAATCACCTCGAGGCCCTTGTTCATCATCGTGGCTGAATCGACCGAGATCTTGCGCCCCATGACCCAGTTCGGATGCTTGCACGCCTGCTCCGGCGTTACGTCGACCAGCGTAGCCGGTTCTCGCAACCGGAATGGACCGCCGGACGCGGTGAGCTGGATGCGGGTCACGGCGCCGTGCAAACTAGGCTCGCGCGGAAAGCACTGGAAAACTGCATTGTGCTCACTGTCAACGGGCAGCAGCGCGGCGCCACTGGCATAGACCGCATCCATGAACAATGCGCCGGACATCACCAGCGCCTCCTTGTTCGCGAGCAAGATCCGCTTGCCGGCACGCGCCGCCGCCAGCGTCGGCTCCAGTCCAGCCGCACCGACAATGGCAGCAACCACCGTATTGCAAGCGGCGTCCGACGCGGCGGCGGCCAGCGCGTCGCGGCCGTAGTCCACGCGCGTCGCACAGTCCGCCTCGCGCAGCCTCGCCTGCAACTGCGTGGCTGTTTGCGCATCGCCGACCACCGCGACGTGTGGCGCGAAGCGCAAGCATTGCTCAGCGAGTTTTTCCCAGTTGCGGTGCGCGGTCAACGCGTGGATCGAAAATCGATCCGGATGCCGGGCGATCACGTCCAGCGTGCTATCACCGATCGAGCCCGTCGAGCCCAGCAGGGTCACACAATGTTGCATCATCAATGATTTCAGCTCAAAAGCAGCATCGCCAGCGGCAGCACGGGCAGCAGCGCGTCAATCCGGTCCAGCACACCGCCATGGCCAGGCAGCAACTGACTCGAATCCTTCACGCCGGCCTGGCGCTTCAACAGCGACTCGAACAGGTCGCCGACGACGCTGAAGGCGACCAGCACGCTCAGCGCGAACACCGCGACCACGACGCCGAGACGCTCGACCAGCGCGCCGGCCACGCTCAGCACGCCCGGATGCGCGGCAAGCGCAAGCGCCGCGACCACGACGACCGATAGCCATCCGCCGATCACTCCTTCCCACGTCTTACCCGGACTGATCGCCGGCGCCAGCTTGTGCCGGCCAAAGCGCCTGCCCGCAAAGTATGCGCCGATATCGGCAAGCCAGACGATCAATAACAGTGATAGTACGAATATGACGCCAGTCGCGCGCGCAGCCACCAACGCATGCCAGCACGCGACGAACAACACCAGGCCGGCCACCAGCAGGAAACCACGCCACGCGCCAACGGCCAACGTCGGCTTGCGCAGCAGCGCGAATGGCGCCGCGGCAATCCAGAACACCACGGCCGCCCGCGATACCGCTTCACCGCGCGGCGCGCCCGCGAATACGTAGGCGACCAGCACCACGCCGGCTAGCGCCGCATAGACGAACGGCCAGACGCCCGGCAGCTTCAATAACTTGGCCCATTCCCACGCGGCAAACACCAGCACAAAGCCGATCAGCGCACCGAAACCACCCAACGGGGCAAACAGCGTAACTGGCAGTAAAACGGCCAGCAGGGCAATCGCCGTAACGACACGGGTTCTTAGCATGAAAGCGAATCGACGTTTTGCGACTGCCGGATGAGTTGCGCGCTGGTGCGCCCGAAGCGCCGTTCGCGCTCGCGGTACGAAGCGATCGCCTTACTCAATTGCGCATCATTAAAGTCCGGCCAGAACACGTCGGTGAAATAAAATTCGGTATAAGCCAGCTGCCACAGCAGAAAATTGCTGACGCGCTGCTCCCCGCCAGTGCGAATGAACAAGTCCGGCTCCGGCGCATACGCCATCGCCAAGTGTTGCGCGAAGCTCGCTTCATCCACATTCTGCATCGCGCCGGCATCCACGCATTGCTGCGCAATCTTGCGCGTGGCCTGCAAAATATCCCAACGGCCGCCATAATTCGCCGCGATGGTCAGCGTCAATCTGGTATTGGCTGCCGTCTTAGCTTGCGCGCGGCGCACAAGCTCCTGGATCCGGGGCTCGAACATCGACAAGTCGCCGACCACGCGCAGCCGGATGCCATTCGTATGTAGGCGCGCGATTTCACGCTCGAGCGCGCTGATGAACAGCCGCATCAAGAACGAGACCTCGTCAACCGGCCGCCGCCAGTTCTCGGAACTGAACGCAAACAGCGTCAGGAATTCGACGCCACGCGCCACACACGCCTCGACGATTGTGCGCACCGCATCGAGCCCCTTCGTATGACCCGCAACACGCGGCAGCCGCCTGCGCTGCGCCCAGCGGCCATTGCCATCCATGATGATCGCGATGTGCCGCGGCACGTCCGTGACGGTCGGGGTGCACACAGTGGAACTGGTATAGGTCATTGTCTCGTCGTTCCGCCTCGGCCAGCGACGATGCAAAGCAAGCGGCGGCGCCCAAGGCGCCGCCGTTGCGTCACACCGTCATGATTTCCGTTTCCTTAGTCTGAACCAACTTCTCGATCTCGGAGACGAACTTGTCGGTCAGCTTCTGAACTTCGTCTTGTGCCCGGCGTTCATCATCCTCAGAGATGTCCTTGTCCTTCAGCAACTTTTTCAACTGCTCGTTCGCGTCGCGGCGCAGGTTGCGCACTGCCACCTTTGCGCTTTCGCCTTCCGACTTCACGACCTTGCTCAACTCGCGGCGACGCTCTTCGGTCAGCGCTGGCATCGGCACGCGGATCAAGTCACCTTGCGTCGCTGGGTTCAGACCGAGATCCGACTCACGAATCGCTTTCTCAACGACCGCGACCATCTTCTTCTCCCACGGCTGCACGCCAATCGTGCGAGCGTCGACCAGCGTCAGGTTCGCGACCTGCGAGATCGGTACGTTTGAGCCGTAGTAGTCGACCTGGATATGGTCGAGCAAGCCTGTATGGGCGCGCCCCGTGCGGATCTTCGCCAGATCGCTCTTAAACGCTTCCAACGAGCGCTGCATCTTCTGCTCCGCGCCCTTCTTGATGTCTGCGACAGTCATTCAAACCTCCGAAACGATGTAGTCGGATGCCGGCCGGCCGCGTGAGAATGGGCCACGCCAGGCATTCGTCCCATCCTGCGAGTTTACACGTGTACCAGCGTACCCTCGTCATCGCCTTGCACGATGCGCTTTAGGGCGCCGGGCTTATTGATCGAGAATACCCGGATCGGCAACTTCTGGTCGCGGCACAACGCGAACGCCGTCGCATCCATGACCTGCAGATTGCGGCTGATCGCCTCATCGAAGCTGATCGTCGCATAACGCGTGGCCGTCGGGTCCTTCTTCGGGTCGGCGGAGTAGACGCCATCGACCTTGGTGGCTTTGAGCACGACTTCCGCGCCGATCTCCGAGCCGCGCAGCGCAGCGGCGGTGTCCGTGGTGAAAAACGGATTGCCGGTGCCGGCCGCGAAAATGACGACGCGCCCTTCCTCTAGCTGCCGGATTGCGCGCGGCCGAATATAGGGCTCGACCACTTGGTCCATCCGCAACGCAGACTGCACGCGCGCCTCGATGCCTGCGTGGCGCATCGCATCCTGCAGCGCCAAGGCATTCATCATCGTCGCGAGCATCCCCATGTAGTCCGCCGTCGCGCGATCCATGCCCGCCGCGCCGCCCGCTACGCCACGAAAGATATTGCCGCCGCCAATCACGATGGCAAGCTGCGCGCCCAGGTTCACCACGTCGACGATATCCGCGACGATTCGCTCGATCATCGTGCGATTGATGCCGAATGCATCGTCGCCCATCAGGGCTTCGCCGGAGAGTTTGAGCAACAGGCGTTTGTAGACAGTTGACATGGAAGATATCCGTTCGCGCCGAAAAGGACTTCAGAACTGTAGGGGGGAAATGCGTTGCGGATCAAGCACTGCAAAAACGCATCGCGCTGCCCGACGCTCACCCAGACGCATGCGACGTGCCGGCGCGGCAGCGGATCGTCTAGCCAGCCGGAGGACGTCCACGTGGGCGGAGCCCCGGCAACACGGCCTCGCTGCGAGAGCGGCGCCACGCCTGGATGGGCGCTGCCGCTGCCGCAACGGCCTACTGCTTCTGCGCTGCAGCGACCTGCGCAGCCACTTCGGCCGCGAAATCGTCCTGGCGCTTCTCGATGCCCTCGCCGACGACGAACAGCACAAAGCGTTGCACCGTCGTATTCGCAGCCTTGAGCATCTGCTCGACGGTCTGCTTATCGTTCTTCACGAACGGCTGGTTCAGCAGCGACACCTCCTTCAGGTACTTTTGCACGCTGCCTTCGACCATCTTCGCGACGATCTCGGCCGGCTTGCCCGACTCGGCCGCCTTCTGCTCAGCGATGCTGCGCTCTTGGGCGATCAGCTCAGCCGGCACATCGGCCGACGACAGCGACACCGGCTTCATCGCGGCGATGTGCATTGCAACGTCCTTGCCGACCTGCTCATCGGCGCCGTCGTATTCGACCAGCACACCGATGCGCGTGCCGTGCAGGTACGACGCCAGCTTGCGCGTGGTTTCAAAGCGCGAAAAGCGGCGAATCGTCATGTTCTCACCGATTTTGCCGACCAGCGCAGCCCGCACTGCATCTACCGTCGAGCCGTCCAGCGACAGCGTGGACAGCGCGGCGACGTCGGCCGGATTCTGCGTGGCAACCAGTTCCGCGACCTTTTTTGAGAAAGCGATAAAATCCTCGTTCTTTGCGACGAAGTCCGTTTCGCAGTTCAATTCGACCAACGCGCCGGCGCCGCCGCCGATGAATGACACGATCACGCCTTCCGCGGTCACGCGCGCTGCCGCCTTGCTCGCCTTGTTGCCGAGCTTCACACGCAGCAGCTCCTCGGCGCGGGCCATGTCGCCATCGGCCTCGGTCAACGCCTTCTTGCATTCCATCATCGGCGCATCGGTCTTCGCGCGCAGTTCTGCCACCATGCTTGCGGTAATTGCCGCCATTGTTCGCTCCTGTCAATCTGTCGGACTATTCCGGTTGTCCACACGCCGCGCGGACACCGCGCGCGGCCACAATCTGTTGTCCCGCTAGTCGCCCACGCGCGCCGCGCGCCGCGACGGCACCTGGGCTGGGAGCCGCCGCGCCAGCTAAAAAAAAGGGGCTCAGTGAAGCCCCATTGTCTGGCCGGACGCTGGCGCAGGGTTACGCCTGCTCGTTGACCTCGACGAACTCATCGTCGCCGCGGGCTGCCTGCACGACGTCGTTCAACGCGTTTGCGCGACCTTCGAGAATCGCGTCCGCGACACCTTGCGCATACAGTGCAACGGCTTTGCTCGCATCGTCGTTGCCCGGAATCACGTAGTCGACGCCTTCTGGCGAGTGATTCGTGTCGACGACCGCAATGATCGGCACACCGAGCTTCTTTGCTTCAGTGACGGCGATCTTGTGGTAGCCGACGTCAATCACGAAGATCGCGTCCGGGATGCCCCCCATGTCCTTCACGCCGCCAATCGATTTTTGCAGCTTTGCCATCTCGCGCTCGAACATCAGCGCTTCCTTCTTGCTCATCTTCTCGACTTCGCCGGATTCGATCGCCGCTTCCATGTCTTTGAGCTTCTTGATCGACGTTTTCAGCGTCTTGAAGTTCGTCAGCATCCCGCCGAGCCAGCGGTTGTTCACGTACGGCATGCCAGCGCGCGTCGCTTCCTCTGCGATCGTGTC
This region of Mycetohabitans endofungorum genomic DNA includes:
- the rseP gene encoding RIP metalloprotease RseP, whose amino-acid sequence is MSLLIQLVSFMVAIGILVVVHEFGHYLIARAAGVKVLRFSVGFGRPLLRRTSPVTGTEWTLCALPLGGYVKMLDERDTDTPIAAQDLPHAFNRKPVGWRFAIVAGGPLANFLLAIVLLAGVYAGGVDEPVAMLAAPTAGSVAQRAGFVGGETVVAVRAPDGTTESVRSWSDLRWKLLDAQFDQRNIVLLAKVGNDTLDYSVDLSRAARPEQDEDVIERLGFEPGGKLRVASVEPGSAAQRAGLATGDVVVALDGKAVQGAHAFIATIQAHALKHLTITVERDGARRDIDIVPDKRLDAAGGNTVGRIGAAMATQVQTVDVEYGLTESLQLGARRTWDISTYSVRMFWRMLSGQASLKNLSGPVTIADYASKSAQLGAASFASFLALVSISLGVLNLLPIPVLDGGHLLYYLVEAVTGKAVSERWQLILQRAGLVCIVALSAIALFNDLSRLIHF
- a CDS encoding 1-deoxy-D-xylulose-5-phosphate reductoisomerase, with the protein product MQHCVTLLGSTGSIGDSTLDVIARHPDRFSIHALTAHRNWEKLAEQCLRFAPHVAVVGDAQTATQLQARLREADCATRVDYGRDALAAAASDAACNTVVAAIVGAAGLEPTLAAARAGKRILLANKEALVMSGALFMDAVYASGAALLPVDSEHNAVFQCFPREPSLHGAVTRIQLTASGGPFRLREPATLVDVTPEQACKHPNWVMGRKISVDSATMMNKGLEVIEARWLFDLRPEQIDVLIHPQSVIHSLVSYADGSTLAQLGNPDMRTPIAHALAFPTRIVSGVEQLDLAQVATLTFEPPDYKRFPCLALAMQALRDGGSASTVLNAANEVAVEAFLARHIGFTAIAAVVGDVLEQVQADVATTLDAVLDVDAQARRAAQKALARYRTHGQAGVRGVAVASQLG
- a CDS encoding phosphatidate cytidylyltransferase, encoding MLRTRVVTAIALLAVLLPVTLFAPLGGFGALIGFVLVFAAWEWAKLLKLPGVWPFVYAALAGVVLVAYVFAGAPRGEAVSRAAVVFWIAAAPFALLRKPTLAVGAWRGFLLVAGLVLFVACWHALVAARATGVIFVLSLLLIVWLADIGAYFAGRRFGRHKLAPAISPGKTWEGVIGGWLSVVVVAALALAAHPGVLSVAGALVERLGVVVAVFALSVLVAFSVVGDLFESLLKRQAGVKDSSQLLPGHGGVLDRIDALLPVLPLAMLLLS
- a CDS encoding isoprenyl transferase produces the protein MTYTSSTVCTPTVTDVPRHIAIIMDGNGRWAQRRRLPRVAGHTKGLDAVRTIVEACVARGVEFLTLFAFSSENWRRPVDEVSFLMRLFISALEREIARLHTNGIRLRVVGDLSMFEPRIQELVRRAQAKTAANTRLTLTIAANYGGRWDILQATRKIAQQCVDAGAMQNVDEASFAQHLAMAYAPEPDLFIRTGGEQRVSNFLLWQLAYTEFYFTDVFWPDFNDAQLSKAIASYRERERRFGRTSAQLIRQSQNVDSLSC
- the frr gene encoding ribosome recycling factor, which produces MTVADIKKGAEQKMQRSLEAFKSDLAKIRTGRAHTGLLDHIQVDYYGSNVPISQVANLTLVDARTIGVQPWEKKMVAVVEKAIRESDLGLNPATQGDLIRVPMPALTEERRRELSKVVKSEGESAKVAVRNLRRDANEQLKKLLKDKDISEDDERRAQDEVQKLTDKFVSEIEKLVQTKETEIMTV
- the pyrH gene encoding UMP kinase; this translates as MSTVYKRLLLKLSGEALMGDDAFGINRTMIERIVADIVDVVNLGAQLAIVIGGGNIFRGVAGGAAGMDRATADYMGMLATMMNALALQDAMRHAGIEARVQSALRMDQVVEPYIRPRAIRQLEEGRVVIFAAGTGNPFFTTDTAAALRGSEIGAEVVLKATKVDGVYSADPKKDPTATRYATISFDEAISRNLQVMDATAFALCRDQKLPIRVFSINKPGALKRIVQGDDEGTLVHV
- the tsf gene encoding translation elongation factor Ts; amino-acid sequence: MAAITASMVAELRAKTDAPMMECKKALTEADGDMARAEELLRVKLGNKASKAAARVTAEGVIVSFIGGGAGALVELNCETDFVAKNEDFIAFSKKVAELVATQNPADVAALSTLSLDGSTVDAVRAALVGKIGENMTIRRFSRFETTRKLASYLHGTRIGVLVEYDGADEQVGKDVAMHIAAMKPVSLSSADVPAELIAQERSIAEQKAAESGKPAEIVAKMVEGSVQKYLKEVSLLNQPFVKNDKQTVEQMLKAANTTVQRFVLFVVGEGIEKRQDDFAAEVAAQVAAAQKQ
- the rpsB gene encoding 30S ribosomal protein S2 — protein: MAVTMRQMLEAGVHFGHQTRFWNPKMAPFIFGHRNKIHIINLEKTLPMYNDALKYARQLAANRGTILFVGTKRQSRDTIAEEATRAGMPYVNNRWLGGMLTNFKTLKTSIKKLKDMEAAIESGEVEKMSKKEALMFEREMAKLQKSIGGVKDMGGIPDAIFVIDVGYHKIAVTEAKKLGVPIIAVVDTNHSPEGVDYVIPGNDDASKAVALYAQGVADAILEGRANALNDVVQAARGDDEFVEVNEQA